A stretch of the Psychroserpens sp. Hel_I_66 genome encodes the following:
- a CDS encoding cryptochrome/photolyase family protein: MKSLRLILGDQLNIKHSWFKETNEDVTYCLFEMRQETDYVTHHIQKVIGFFAAMRQFAKDLQAEGHNVVYFTINDEKNTQSLTKNLKALIKDNGTERFEYMLPDEYRLDQQLKEFCEQIEIESRSISAEHFYTKRNDLSIFFKGKKQYLMESFYRDMRKKHDILMVADQPEGGKWNYDKSNRNKWKGDVEIPNYKLFKNDISEVKKDIKTAGIKTMGRFETKTFPYPISRSQAIEQLKYFCEALLIHFGDYQDAMHTEQEYLFHSRLSFAMNLKLISPKDVVTSVMNYYRKHGDDINISQVEGFVRQIIGWREYMRGMYWAFMPEYKSLNELNNHNKLADFFWTGNTKMNCLKNAINNSLDNGYAHHIQRLMITGNYALLTQTNPDEVDAWYLGIYVDAIEWVQLTNTRGMSQFADGGKIATKPYVSSGSYINKMSNYCGNCHYNKSKKFGDDACPFNTLYWNFLDDKREHLGNNFRMGMMYSLLDKMNQNELTKIKEKAQHIIEHQDEY; the protein is encoded by the coding sequence ATGAAATCGCTAAGACTCATATTAGGTGATCAACTAAATATCAAGCACTCATGGTTTAAAGAAACCAATGAAGATGTTACCTATTGCCTTTTTGAGATGCGTCAAGAAACCGACTATGTAACACATCATATACAAAAAGTCATCGGGTTTTTTGCTGCTATGAGGCAATTTGCCAAAGATTTACAAGCAGAAGGTCATAACGTGGTTTATTTTACAATCAATGATGAAAAAAATACGCAAAGCCTCACCAAAAATTTAAAAGCTTTAATTAAAGATAATGGCACTGAGCGCTTTGAGTATATGTTGCCAGACGAATATAGATTAGACCAACAGCTTAAGGAATTCTGTGAGCAGATTGAGATTGAGAGTCGTTCTATTTCCGCAGAACATTTTTACACGAAGCGTAATGATCTAAGCATCTTTTTTAAAGGCAAAAAGCAATACTTAATGGAGAGTTTTTATCGCGATATGCGAAAAAAACACGATATCCTTATGGTTGCAGATCAACCGGAAGGTGGCAAATGGAACTACGATAAAAGCAATAGAAACAAATGGAAAGGCGATGTAGAAATTCCAAACTACAAGTTGTTCAAAAATGATATTTCCGAAGTAAAAAAAGATATTAAAACTGCTGGCATTAAAACGATGGGACGTTTTGAAACCAAAACATTCCCTTATCCCATTTCACGTAGTCAGGCAATTGAGCAACTCAAGTATTTTTGTGAAGCATTGCTCATTCATTTTGGAGATTATCAAGATGCCATGCATACCGAACAGGAATATCTATTTCATTCTAGGCTATCTTTTGCAATGAATTTAAAATTGATCTCGCCCAAGGATGTTGTGACCAGTGTCATGAATTATTACCGAAAGCATGGTGATGATATCAACATTTCCCAGGTTGAAGGATTTGTGCGTCAAATCATAGGTTGGCGAGAGTATATGCGAGGGATGTATTGGGCTTTTATGCCAGAATACAAATCATTAAATGAGCTGAACAACCATAATAAACTAGCTGACTTTTTTTGGACGGGCAACACAAAAATGAATTGCCTAAAGAACGCCATAAATAATTCACTAGATAATGGCTACGCACATCACATCCAAAGACTCATGATTACCGGTAATTATGCGTTGCTCACACAAACAAATCCAGATGAAGTTGATGCTTGGTATTTGGGTATTTATGTGGATGCCATTGAGTGGGTTCAACTCACCAACACAAGAGGAATGAGCCAGTTTGCAGATGGCGGAAAAATCGCAACTAAACCGTATGTCTCCTCAGGTTCTTACATTAATAAAATGAGTAATTACTGCGGAAATTGTCACTACAACAAATCCAAGAAATTTGGAGATGATGCTTGTCCGTTTAATACCCTTTACTGGAATTTTCTGGACGATAAGCGAGAGCATTTGGGCAATAATTTTAGGATGGGAATGATGTATAGTCTACTAGACAAAATGAACCAAAACGAACTCACAAAAATAAAGGAAAAAGCACAACATATTATAGAACATCAAGATGAGTATTAA
- a CDS encoding cryptochrome/deoxyribodipyrimidine photo-lyase family protein — translation MSINKPQIHIVWLKRDLRLEDNEAIFNALATGKPTLLLYTFETMLLEDEHYSQRHWNFIKESIRDLNDQLKAYNSKILTVEADIILTINQLMEKYAIKDIFSHQETGILITYNRDKSFKRFCKNNLITWHENINNGVQRGLKDRDLWTEKCNAYFEIEPLPFSPSENQLLQIKDVEELERLLTVPSLKTPDDAPFQKGGRSMGLKYLNSFLNDRYVNYMFHISKPDLARKGCSRISPYLAWGNLSIREVYHKAYHLKKTSENKKPLEAFMSRLRWQAHFVQKFEMEHTMEEESINKGFQKLKKDISEIYQTAWKTGQTGYPLVDACMRCLNETGYLNFRMRALVVSFFTHNLWQPWQAASKHLSQMFLDFEPGIHYPQLQMQAGETGTNMLRIYNPIKNSLEHDPEAIFIKKWVPELRELEIPFAHEPYLMTELEQQLYNFELGKDYPYPIVDMDKTRKKASDILWNLRKNKKVREESKRIIKKHTLRD, via the coding sequence ATGAGTATTAATAAACCCCAAATACATATCGTTTGGCTTAAACGTGATCTTCGGTTAGAAGATAACGAGGCTATTTTTAATGCCTTGGCCACTGGCAAACCCACACTACTACTCTATACTTTTGAAACCATGCTTTTAGAAGATGAGCATTATAGCCAACGTCATTGGAATTTCATCAAAGAATCCATTAGAGATTTGAACGATCAATTGAAAGCCTATAATAGTAAGATTTTAACCGTTGAGGCAGATATAATATTGACTATAAACCAGTTGATGGAAAAGTATGCGATAAAAGACATTTTTTCACACCAGGAAACTGGTATTTTAATTACATATAACCGTGACAAATCCTTTAAGCGTTTTTGTAAAAACAACTTAATTACTTGGCACGAAAATATAAATAATGGTGTACAACGTGGATTAAAGGATAGAGACTTATGGACCGAAAAATGCAATGCTTATTTTGAGATTGAGCCACTGCCTTTTTCTCCTTCTGAAAATCAACTACTCCAAATTAAAGACGTTGAAGAACTTGAGCGATTACTTACAGTACCCTCATTAAAAACTCCAGACGATGCACCATTTCAAAAAGGTGGTAGGTCTATGGGACTAAAATATCTTAACTCCTTTTTAAACGATCGCTATGTCAATTATATGTTTCATATTTCTAAGCCAGATTTGGCAAGAAAAGGATGTAGCAGGATTTCACCTTACTTGGCTTGGGGAAACTTATCCATACGTGAAGTATATCACAAGGCCTATCATTTAAAGAAAACTTCAGAAAACAAAAAACCCTTAGAAGCTTTTATGTCCCGTTTGCGCTGGCAAGCACATTTTGTGCAAAAATTTGAAATGGAACATACCATGGAAGAGGAAAGTATCAATAAAGGCTTTCAAAAATTAAAAAAGGATATTTCCGAAATTTACCAAACAGCCTGGAAAACAGGTCAAACCGGTTATCCACTCGTAGATGCCTGTATGCGTTGTTTGAATGAAACAGGTTACTTAAATTTTAGAATGCGTGCTTTAGTGGTTTCGTTTTTTACACATAATTTATGGCAACCTTGGCAAGCTGCTTCCAAACATTTGTCGCAGATGTTTCTTGACTTTGAGCCAGGAATTCATTATCCGCAATTGCAAATGCAAGCTGGAGAAACAGGTACCAATATGTTGAGAATTTACAACCCTATTAAAAATAGTCTAGAGCACGATCCAGAGGCAATTTTTATAAAAAAATGGGTTCCAGAATTGAGAGAATTAGAAATTCCTTTTGCGCATGAACCCTATTTAATGACAGAATTGGAACAGCAGCTATATAATTTTGAATTAGGCAAGGACTACCCATATCCAATAGTAGATATGGACAAAACGCGAAAAAAAGCCAGCGATATTCTTTGGAATCTTAGAAAGAATAAAAAAGTTAGGGAAGAAAGCAAAAGAATTATAAAAAAGCATACACTTAGAGATTAA
- a CDS encoding DASH family cryptochrome, whose product MQEKQNNIALVWFRNDLRVQDNRILNAAISNHKFVIALYCFDPRHFEMSKFGFKKTEKYRAKFLIETVEDLKSNLKKRNVELFISSETPEYAIQHLVTKYEISSVYLQTEWTKEETDVLKAVKSKLPKNIKFNSDYDQFLYHPEDIKMSVDEIPKVFTNFRKKVEKYSKIRSLVEPISAEKNDKIVNNTHIPTLEDLGFNDFEIHKDSAFPFKGGETAALKRLHDYFFETKKLGVYKKTRNGLIGADFSSKFSPWLANGSISVRTIYWEIKAFEKEHFSNESTYWLIFELIWRDYFKYISLKHGNSIFKIGGILDKEYDWKDSEKQVNSWINGETRSDFVNANMIEIKKTGWMSNRGRQNVASFFAKELLLDWRIGAAYFESMLIDYDVHSNYGNWMYVAGVGNDPRDRKFNVDSQAERYDENGTYRRLWLQETLF is encoded by the coding sequence ATGCAGGAGAAACAAAACAACATCGCATTAGTATGGTTTAGAAATGACTTGAGAGTTCAGGACAATAGAATTTTGAATGCAGCCATTTCCAACCACAAATTTGTCATAGCGCTCTACTGCTTTGATCCGAGACATTTTGAAATGTCAAAATTCGGATTTAAAAAAACAGAAAAATACAGAGCCAAATTTTTAATTGAAACAGTCGAAGATCTCAAATCAAATCTTAAAAAAAGAAACGTAGAATTATTTATTTCTTCGGAAACCCCAGAATATGCAATACAACATTTAGTGACTAAATATGAGATTAGTTCAGTTTATCTCCAAACGGAATGGACAAAAGAAGAAACAGATGTTCTTAAAGCAGTAAAAAGCAAATTACCAAAAAATATAAAATTTAATAGTGACTACGATCAATTTTTATATCATCCTGAAGATATTAAAATGTCTGTAGATGAGATTCCAAAAGTGTTTACCAACTTTAGAAAAAAAGTTGAGAAATACAGTAAGATTAGATCTTTGGTTGAGCCAATTTCCGCAGAGAAAAATGATAAGATTGTTAATAATACGCACATACCAACTCTTGAAGACTTAGGTTTCAATGATTTTGAGATACATAAAGATTCCGCTTTTCCCTTTAAAGGTGGAGAAACTGCAGCACTAAAGAGATTACATGATTATTTCTTCGAGACCAAAAAGTTAGGTGTCTATAAAAAGACAAGAAACGGATTGATAGGTGCAGATTTCAGTTCAAAGTTCTCACCTTGGTTAGCTAATGGCAGTATTTCTGTGAGAACCATTTATTGGGAAATTAAAGCGTTTGAAAAAGAACATTTTAGTAACGAATCTACCTATTGGCTCATTTTTGAGTTGATTTGGAGAGATTACTTCAAATACATCTCTTTAAAACATGGAAATTCCATTTTTAAAATTGGAGGAATTCTCGATAAAGAATATGATTGGAAGGACAGCGAAAAACAGGTTAACTCGTGGATTAATGGAGAAACCAGATCAGATTTTGTAAATGCTAACATGATTGAAATCAAAAAAACGGGATGGATGAGCAATCGTGGTCGCCAAAATGTAGCTTCCTTTTTTGCAAAGGAACTATTGCTCGATTGGCGAATTGGTGCAGCCTATTTTGAATCTATGCTCATTGATTATGATGTGCATTCCAACTACGGAAATTGGATGTATGTGGCAGGAGTTGGAAATGATCCAAGAGACCGAAAATTCAATGTAGATTCTCAAGCAGAGCGCTATGACGAAAACGGAACATACAGAAGATTATGGTTGCAGGAAACACTGTTTTAA
- a CDS encoding DUF2256 domain-containing protein: MKKQHLPTKICQTCGLPFTWRKKWEKNWENVKYCSEKCRRNKTTSH; encoded by the coding sequence ATGAAAAAACAACACCTCCCAACAAAAATTTGCCAAACCTGTGGCTTACCATTCACTTGGCGAAAAAAGTGGGAAAAGAATTGGGAAAACGTAAAATATTGTAGTGAAAAATGCAGGAGAAACAAAACAACATCGCATTAG